AGCGATCGGCACCTGGTAGCCCGCGAGCTCCGGGCGCGGGTCCCAAGACGCGTAAATACGAAACCCGTCCTCGGAGAGGACGGGCTACCTCAAGAAGCCATGCGTTCGGCTGGTCGAACGCCCCTTCGCGCCGGGCGAAGACGGGCCTGCTTACCGTCCGGTCTCGACCCGGTTGCGCAGGAAGGCGAGCACGTCCTGGAACTTGGCCGCATTGGCCGAATCCGCGCTGACGAGGTTTTCGTGCGCTTCGAGGACAAGCTTGGCGCTCTCGATCTCGTTTTTCTTGGCCTCGGTCAGCGCCTGCGCCGTCGAACCGTCGAAGGCGAGATTCGCGACGCCGGAGTCGACCGTGGCGAGGCGGTGGAGGCCGAGATTGCGGATGAGCTCGAGGTTGCGCTCCCCGACGCGCACGAGCGTCAGACTGCCGGGCGGGCTGAGCTTGCGCATCTGCAACGCGGCGCCGGCGAGGACACCGAGGAAGGTGCTGTCCATGCTCGTGCACGCCTGGAAATCGAGCGCGAAGCGGGTCTTCCCCTGTCGCACCATCTCGTTGAAGAAATCCTTGAGACAGCCGCTGTTCGTGAACGCCGCGCGACCATCGATGCGGACGAGCACCGGGTCCGAGTAGGCGTTGACGAGAAAGACGGGTTTGGCGGAGTCAGGCATCCGGAGTGAGGAAAAGAGGAAGAGCGCGACGTTCCCGCCGCGCTCTTCGTTGCGCAATCAATTCTTCGTCACGATTTGGCGCAGCACGTAGGGCAAAATGCCGCCGTGCTGGTAGTAATCGATCTCGATGGGCGTATCGATGCGGCAGGTGACGACGACATCCTGCACCGAACCGTCCTTGCGGGTGATCCGGAGCGTGAGGTCCTGCTGCGGCTTCACGGCCGGGCTGAGGCCGACGACGTCGTAAGTCTCGGTGCCGTCGAGCTTCAAGGTCTGAGCGGTGGTGCCTTCCTTGAATTGCAGGGGCAGCACGCCCATGCCGACGAGGTTGGAGCGGTGGATGCGCTCGAAGCTTTGCGCGACGACGACCTTCACGCCGAGGAGGTTCGTGCCCTTGGCCGCCCAATCGCGGGAGGAGCCAGTGCCGTATTCCTGTCCGGCGAGGACGATGAGCGGCGTGCCCTTGGCCTGATAGGCCATCGACGCGTCGTAGATCGAGGTCTCGGCGCCGTCAGGCCCGAGCGTGTTGCCGCCTTCCTTGCCGCCGAGCATCAGGTTCTTGATGCGGACGTTGGCGAAGGTGCCGCGGACCATGATGCGGTCGTTGCCGCGGCGGGAGCCGTAGGAGTTGAAGTCCTCGAACGCGACGCCGTTCTCGAGGAGGAACTTGCCGGCGGGCGAGGTCTTCTTAATCGCGCCAGCGGGAGAGATGTGGTCGGTCGTCACGGAGTCGCCGAAAATGCCGAGGGCGCGAGCGCCGCGGATCTCCTTGATCGTGCCGGGCTGCATCGAGAAGTTCGCGAAGAACGGCGGCTCCTGGATGTAGGTCGAGTTCGCCTCGAAGGAGTAGACGTTACCCGTGGTGGACGGGATTTCGTTCCACTTCGGATTCTGCGCGGCGAAGTCGGTGTAGAGCTGGCGGAACACCTCGGGCTTGAGCGCGGCCTGCATCTGGTCGCGGACTTCCAGGATGGTCGGCCAGATGTCCTTGAGGAAGACATCGGCGCCGTCCTTGCCCTTGCCGATCGGGTCCTTGGACATGTCGATGTCGGCGCGGCCGGCGAGCGCGAAGGCGACGACGAGTGGCGGGGACATGAGGAAGTTGGCCTTGATGTTCTGGTGGACGCGGGCCTCGAAGTTGCGGTTGCCGGAGAGCACGGACGCGGCGACGAAGTCGTTTTTCACCACGACTTCCTCGATCGCGGGGTGCAGCGGGCCGGAGTTGCCGATGCAGGTCGTGCAGCCGTAGCCGACGGTCTGGAAACCGAGCTGGTCGAGATACGGCGTGAGGCCGGTCTTGTTCAGGTAATCGGTGACGACGCGCGAGCCGGGGGCGAGCGACGACTTCACGAGCGAGTTGGGCTTGAGGCCCTTCTCGACGGCCTTCTTCGCGAGGAGACCGGCCGCGAGCATGACGCTCGGGTTAGAAGTGTTCGTGCAGCTCGTGATGGCGGCGATGAGGACGGAGCCGTGACCGAGCTTGCCGGTGGCGGCGTCGGCGGCGACGTCAACGCGCTTGCCGAACTCGTCGGGTGCTTTGCCAAAACCATTTTCCGTGACCGGCTTCGAGAACGCCGTGACGAAGTTCTCCTTCAGCTTGCCGAGTTCGATGCGGTCCTGCGGGCGCTTCGGGCCGGCGACGCTCGGGACGACGGTTGAGAGGTCGAGCTCGACGACTTGCGAGTAATCGATCTGGCCTTTCTGCGGGATGCCCCAGAGGCCTTGCGCCTTGTAGTAAGCTTCGTAAGTCGCGACGTCCTTCTCGGCGCGACCGGTGGCGCGGAGGTAGTTGGCGCACTCGGCGTCGATCGGGAAGAAGCCCATCGTCGCGCCGTATTCGGGCGCCATGTTGGCGATCGTCGCGCGGTCGACCAGCGGCAGCGCCGCGGCGCCGGGGCCGAAGAACTCGACGAATTTGCCGACGACCTTCGTTTTGCGCATGAGCTGCGTGACGGTGAGCGCGAGGTCGGTGGCGGTGACGCCTTCGCGCAACGCGCCCGTGAGGTGCACGCCGACGACGTCGGGCGTGAGGAAGTAGACCGGCTGGCCGAGCATGCCGGCCTCCGCCTCGATGCCGCCGACACCCCAGCCAACGATGCCAATGCCGTTGATCATCGTCGTGTGCGAGTCGGTGCCGACAAGGGTGTCGGGATAGTAGACGTCGCCCGCGTTGAGCACGCCCTTGGCGAGATACTCGAGATTGACTTGGTGGACGATGCCGATGCCCGGCGGCACGACCTTGAACGTGTCGAAGGCCTGCATGCCCCACTTGAGGAATTGGTAGCGCTCGCGGTTGCGAGAGAACTCGAGGTCGAGATTCTTCTGCAACGCGCTGGCCGAGCCGGCGAAGTCGACTTGCACGGAGTGGTCGACGACGAGGTCGACCGGCACGAGCGGCTCGATGATCTTCGGGTTCTTGCCCATCTTCGCGACGGCGGAGCGCATCGCGGCGAGGTCGACGAGCAGCGGCACGCCCGTGAAGTCCTGCAACACGATGCGCGCGACGACGAACGGGATCTCGGCGGTGCGGGCCTCGGTGGGCTTCCAGTTCGCGAGTTCCTTCACATTGGACTCGAGCACGCGCTTGCCGTCGCAGTTGCGCAGCACGGACTCGAGGACGAGGCGGATGCTGACGGGCAGACGCGAGACGTTGAAACCGGCCTTCTCGAGGGCGGGCAGCGAGTAGAACTTCTTGCCGCCGTCGAAGGACTGGAGGGTGTTGAAGGGATTCGGGAGGGTGCTCATGGATCGAGATCGAAAGTGGACGGAAAAACGGCGCGCCCGTCGATGGGCGCGCCGCAGAGGAAAATCAGGACGCGAGCGCGGCCTTGACCTTGTCGAAGCTCGGGAGGTCTTTCGGCGTCGGGGTCTGTTCGGCATACTTGACCACGCCATCCTTGCCGATGACGAACGCGGCGCGGGCCGACGTGTCGCCGACGCCGGCGAGGTTCGGGAACACCACGTCGTAGGCCTTCGTGACGCTCTTATTCAGATCGGAGAGCAGCGTGACCGTGATCTTGTTGGCCTTGGCCCACGCCTCATGCGTGAACGGGCTGTCGACGCTGATGCCGTAGACCGCCGCGCCGAGATCGGCGTAGCCGGAAAGGCCGTTCGAGATGTCGCACATCTCCGCCGTGCAGACGCCGGTGTAGGCCAGCGGGAAAAACAGCAGCACGACCTGCTGCTTGCCGAAGTGGTCGCTGAGCTTGATGTCCTTGAGACCGTCCGCGGTCTTGGTCTTGAGGGTGAAATCCGGGGCCTTGGTGCCGACTGCGAGAGCCATGGTGGGTGTGGGTTGATGGGTGTTCGAGTGAGCGGGCGCCGTGAGGCGAACCCGCCGCGAAAGAAGGGCGAAAGTAGAGCCGCGCTCAAGCATGCGGCAACCCCCTTTTCGCCATATGAGCCGGCTTACTTTTTTCGCAGCCTCACCCATAAGTTCCTGTCTTCCGGCATAGCCAACTCTCCCCTTGCCTCCCGCGCGGCGTCGCCCGTTTACTCGCCCCTCGTCATGCAAGACATCCTGGCCGAACTCGAGTGGCGTGGCCTCTACGCCGACAGCACAGACCGCGAAGCACTGAGCAAGCGCCTCGCCGAAGGTCCGCTGGCCCTCTATTGCGGCTTCGACCCCACCGCCGACTCGCTGCACGTCGGCAACCTCGTGCCGCTCTTCGCGCTCCGCCGCTTCCAACTCGCCGGCCACCACCCCATCGCCCTCGCCGGCGGCGCCACCGGTATGGTCGGCGACCCCTCCGGCAAATCCGACGAGCGCAACCTCCAGACGCCCGAGCAAGTCGCGCACAACATCGCCGCCGTCCGCGCCCAGCTCGCCAAGTTTCTCGAATTCGACGCCGCCAAGACCCCGGCCAACAATCCCGCACGCCTCGTCAACAACGGCGACTGGATCGGCCCGATGTCGTTCCTCGAATTTCTCCGCGACGTCGGCAAGCACGTCACGGTGAACTCCATGGTCGCGAAGGACTCCGTCCGCTCCCGCATGGAAGACCGCGCCAGCGGCATCAGCTTCACCGAGTTCAGCTACATGCTGCTCCAAGGCTACGATTTCTACCACCTGCGGAAGACGCTCAACTGCGAGCTCCAGGTCGGCGCCACCGACCAGTGGGGCAACATCACCGTCGGCACCGAGCTCACCCGCAAGAAACTCGGCACCACCGTCTGGGGCCTCGTCTTCCCGCTGCTCACCAAGTCCGATGGCACGAAATACGGCAAAACCGCCACCGGCACCGTCTGGCTCGATCCGAAGAAGACCAGCCCCTACCGCTTCTACCAGTTCTTCGTGAACGCCGACGACGCCGACGTCATCAAGCTCCTCAAGACGCTCACGTTCCTCTCGCGCGAAGAAATCACCGCCCTCGAAACCGAGCTCGCCGCCAACCCCGGCGCTCGCGCCGCCCAGAAAGCGCTCGCGCGCGAGATGACGACGCTCGTCCACGGCGCCGACGCCCTCGCCGCCGCGCTCAAGGCCAGCGAGATCCTCTTCGGCGGTTCGCTCGACGGCGTGACCGAGGAAATCTTCCACGACGTCGTCGGCGAAGTCCCGACCAAGGACCTCGAACGCGCGAAGCTCGACGGTGCCGGTTCGCCGATCATTGACCTCGTCGTCGCCGCTGGCCTCGAACCCTCGAAAGGCACCGCGCGCAAATCCGTCGAAGCCGGTGGCGTCTACCTGAACAACGTCCGCGTCGATCACACGCGCGCCGTCACGAGCGCCGACCTGCTCTTCGGCAAATATCTCCTCCTCCGCAAAGGCAAGCGCACCTACGCCGTGCTCACAGCGAGGTGAGCCAGTCGCCTCGCGCAGTTAGTGCGACATTTTCTCGTCAGGTTTCAGGTGTAGCTTCGCGAGCGCGGGCAGCGGCAAGCGCAACTCGATCTCCTGATTCCCGACCCGGGCGTGCACGATCAGCTCTTTGGGCGCTGGCGTCATCGGGAAAAAGAAGCTGCCCTGCTTCTGCTGCTGCGGCGCGAGCGTGAGTGGCAGCTCGATACGCCGCCGGGCAAACTCCGTCTCCACTGCTTTCCGATTGTTACGGTTCATCACCGCGACCGCCGTAATGTCCACCAATGCCACGGCCGGCAGGATGTTCATAGCTGCCACAGAGCCGCCAGCGGCAGCTCCGCCACTCAGAATGGATCCGCTCGCCGCGGCCGTCGCGGCACTGGTATAGAGAATCACCGCACCAGCTCCGGCGGAGAGTTTCAGACCGGTCTTGCCGTATTTTTCCCAGTTGGTGTAGCTCGCCTTCTCCAAGACCCACGGGTCGGTGCTAGGCTGCTGCGGCCGCCCATGCAGATCGACCAACTCGACGGAAGTGATCGTAACAGGCGCAGCGGACGTGTTGCCGAGACGCACAGCATACTCATCCCAACGCGCTTCCTGTTTCCATGATCCCGGTCCCTTGAACGTGATTACGTTCTGAATCTGAACTGTCACGCCACCCTGCTCTGCGCGCCAGTCAACAGCAACTGCCGGAGGCGCATCCGCGCCCGATAGTCGGTATTTCTTCGCTGTGACGCAGCCACTCAGCAGAAGCAGCAGCGGAAATAGGCAGAGGCTCGTATGCCTCCTGATCCGTTGTGTCGTAGTTATCACGAACCAAGAAACGAAAACCAGGCCCTCCCGGGGTCACTTGGCCGACACCTGACGCGGATTAAAGGCTGTGTGATGTCGGCGATAAGCCGGCTCAACCCAAAGCGGCCCACGTTGCCGCATGCGACTCCGCTTCGATCGCGGCGTAGGTCTCGTTCGGGTCGATGATCTTCCGGCCGAGAATTTCCTCCAGCAGCGCCTGCGTGTAGGTCGGCTTCGCGTGCGCTGTGGATTTCGTGCCGTATTGCTGGAGGTTCGACGCGAAGATGCCCGCGGCGCTGATCGGCAGAAAATCCTCGTAGCGCAGTCCTTCGACCGCGACGAAGCCTTCGCGCGCGAGCGCGACGAGATCGCTCGTCTTCAACAGGCCCATTTTCGCCGCCGCGCGACCGGCGTCGGTCGCGCTGAACCGCGCGAAGACCAGCCCCTGCTCCACCAGCTCAAGCAGCGTCTGCGGGAACGGCGCGAACGCCTCGGCCGCCAGCCGCTCGTAGGCGGCGAAATCCTGCTTCGCCAGTCCCGCGTGCTCCGCCTTCGCGTGATCCGCCGCCGCGAGGCATCGGTCGTAGAGCGCGCGCCCCTTCGGCGTCGTGGCGTAGAAGCGCTGCTCGATTTCTCCAAAACGCGCCGTGTGCGTCGCATTCACGACCGTGCCGTCGGCATTCGCAAACTGCACCGGCTCCGTCAGCGCCTTGTAGGAATCCTGGCGCAGCAGCACCGGCACGTTCGTCGGCGGACCCTCGGTCGAGTCCTTGAAACCCGCGTGCTTCTGCCGCGCGAGATTGAGATCGTCGCGCGTCAGCCGCTGCACCAGCGCGTCGACGCAACTCGCCAGCGCGTCTTTCGCGAGCGGCGCCGGCTGGAGCGCGGCGAGTTGCGCGGCCGTGAGGTGCTTGAAGTGCAAACGCAGGTAGTCGCGGTCGCATTGCGCCACAAAATGCCCGAGTGCGAACGTCGCGTGCTGCCGGAAGCCGGCCTCGCCGAGTTCGCCGAAACAGAACTTCATCGCGCTCGTGTAGAGATCCATCCACAGCGTGTTCGGCGTGAGATGATTAAGGTGGTGCGACTCGAAGCACGCGATGTCCGCCGCGATCTTGAAGCCCGCCTGGCTCAGCTCCGTGTAGAGCGCGTGATCGCGCGCGCGCCCGGTCCACTTGAAAATCCGCTCCGTCGCTTCGCCGATGAGCGCGTTGGCCTCGGCCCACGCGAGCCCGCCGTTGCGCTCGCTTTTTTCGATCAGCTCCTTCGCGCGCGCGGAAAATACCTGCCGCGGCGCCAGCAACGCCTCGACGCGCGCCCGCGTGGCGGCGTCGAAATAATCCGTCATCAGCAGCGACGTGAAGACGCGATGCTCGGGATGCGACCGCGAGCGAAACGCCGTGGCGACGATCGGCTGACTCTTCGCACCGACATTCGTCATGTCGTAGAACGCGTGCGGCTCCATCGCGAACTGCGCGAAGAACCGCCCGACCCAGCGATACTCGTCCGGCCGGCCGATGCGGATCGCGCCGTGCCGCTCGCCGCAGGTTTTCTCCAGTTGTTCCGCCGTGATCGCGAAGCCGCGCCAGAGCTGTGCCAGCAACTGGCAGATCGACTCGTTCACCACGCGATTCACCAGCAGCGAGCGATCGTAGAGCGGCACCTCCTGTCCAAACATGCGGGACAATTCGGCGAAGAGCCGGTGTTGCATCTCGAGTTGGTCGGCGTGGACAGCAGGCATGGGAACCGCCCAGAAAACCGCCCGAGTCGGCGAAAGCAAGGAGCCACGCCTTCGTCCAACGACCCAACTGTGCGATCAGGCGTGCATCCGCGACTGCATCCTGGGCGATCGCATGCGCCATGCGGTGGCCGCTCCTGCGAGTGCAAGAAAAAGCCAGCTCGGCGCACCGCCGCCGCCGCCACCACCACCGCTACTACCGCCACCACTGCCGCCGCTTCCCGGTGCCGGCGAGCTCGGCGTTGTCACCGTGAGCGTGGCGAGGTTGCTGGTGGTCGAGCCCCACGAATTCGTCACCACCACCGAATAGCTCGCCGCATCGCTGCTCGCCACCGAACTGATCGTGTAAGCGGCGCCGGTCGCCCCGGCGATGTCGGCGTTATTTTTCTTCCATTGATAGCTCAACGTGCCTTCTCCAGTCGCGCTGACGGAGAATGTCGCGGAGCTGCCGGTGTTCACGCTGATGCTGGCCGGTTGCGTCGCGATCACGGGAACGTTGCCGACCACCGCCAGAGTGGAAACCACGCCGCCGGGAGTGATCTTGCGAATCGCTCCGTTGCCGGTGTCGGCCACGTAGAGATTGCGCGCACCATCGAATGCGAGCGCCTCGGGAGCGTTGAAGAGCGCCTGCATCGAGGCCCCGTCCGCGAGTCCGGCCACGCCCGGAGTGCCGGCGAAAGTCGTCACGAAACCGGTCGTGTCGACTCTCCGAATCGTGTGGTTGCCGGTGTCGGCGACATAAAGATTGCCGTCCCCGTCCATCGTCATGCCGGTGGGCTTGTTCAGCCGCGCAGCGGTGCGTGATCCGTTCGTGGTGCCGGAGCTGCTGGGCGCACCGACGTAAGTGCCGACCTGCCCGTTGGGCAGGATGACGCGAATCGTGTGGCTGCCCTGATCCGAGACGAAGATGGTGCCGTAGCCGTTGTTGCCGCCGCTCCACGCGATCGATCCGAACGTGTCGCGGCGCACGACGATGCCGGTGGGGAGATTCAATCCCGCAGCTGCACCTGCGCCGTCGGCGAACCCGGGCGAACCAGCACGCCCGGCGAGCGTGGTGACGCGGCCAGCGGAAATCATCCGCACAAGGTGGTTGGACTGGTCGGTCACGAGGTAGTTGCCCGAAAGGTCGGCGCTCATCCCCACGGGGGCGTTGAAAGTCGCGAACGCGTTCTCGGCGTCGGACGCGCCGACCGCGCCTGTGCCGGCGAGCGTATTCACAAGCGCTCCGGCAGAGACGGATCTGATCGTGTTGTTGCCGGTGTCCGCGAGCACGAGCGATCCGTCATCGGCGAGGACAAAGCCGCCTGGCTCGTTGAATCGCGCACCGGTGCCGACTCCGTTGCTCGCTCCGGCTTGGCCGAGCTGGCCGGCGACGGCAGACAGCCGCAAATCGGCGCCGATCTTCGCCACGGTGTGCGCGGCGGCGTCGGTGATCCAAAGAATGCCGGCTTTGTCGACCACGAGGGCCGTCGGCAAGCCGAGCGGACTCGCGATCACGGTAAGCCTTGCGCCAGGGCTGGTGGCGACGGTCTGGCCGTGAGTGACGACGTAGCGGTAGAGATGGTTGTTCATTGCCGTCGTCGGTTTGAGGATCTCGAGCATCGTCGAGTGTGTGCCGGCGTAGGTCGCACCGTCGGCGAGATCGGTCCAGCTGGCGCCGTTGTCGGTCGAAACCTGCCAAGCGACGGAGCCAAGTCCTCCGGTCTGCGCACGAAGGGCGACTGCCTTGCCGTCGATCGCCGTCTGCTCCGCAAGCAGCGACACGCTGAAGCCGAGCGTCGTCACCGTCGTGGTGGCGGAGCCTGCGGCGTTCGTGACGACGACACTGTAGACGCCTGCGGCGTCGATGCTGGCCGAAGACAGCGTGTATGTCGCCGCAGTGGCACCGGTCACATCGACGCCATCCTTTTTCCACTGATAAGTGAGCGGCGCGGTGCCGGCCGCACTCACGGACATCGTGACGCTGCCTCC
This window of the Candidatus Didemnitutus sp. genome carries:
- a CDS encoding tyrosine--tRNA ligase — its product is MQDILAELEWRGLYADSTDREALSKRLAEGPLALYCGFDPTADSLHVGNLVPLFALRRFQLAGHHPIALAGGATGMVGDPSGKSDERNLQTPEQVAHNIAAVRAQLAKFLEFDAAKTPANNPARLVNNGDWIGPMSFLEFLRDVGKHVTVNSMVAKDSVRSRMEDRASGISFTEFSYMLLQGYDFYHLRKTLNCELQVGATDQWGNITVGTELTRKKLGTTVWGLVFPLLTKSDGTKYGKTATGTVWLDPKKTSPYRFYQFFVNADDADVIKLLKTLTFLSREEITALETELAANPGARAAQKALAREMTTLVHGADALAAALKASEILFGGSLDGVTEEIFHDVVGEVPTKDLERAKLDGAGSPIIDLVVAAGLEPSKGTARKSVEAGGVYLNNVRVDHTRAVTSADLLFGKYLLLRKGKRTYAVLTAR
- the acnA gene encoding aconitate hydratase AcnA, translated to MSTLPNPFNTLQSFDGGKKFYSLPALEKAGFNVSRLPVSIRLVLESVLRNCDGKRVLESNVKELANWKPTEARTAEIPFVVARIVLQDFTGVPLLVDLAAMRSAVAKMGKNPKIIEPLVPVDLVVDHSVQVDFAGSASALQKNLDLEFSRNRERYQFLKWGMQAFDTFKVVPPGIGIVHQVNLEYLAKGVLNAGDVYYPDTLVGTDSHTTMINGIGIVGWGVGGIEAEAGMLGQPVYFLTPDVVGVHLTGALREGVTATDLALTVTQLMRKTKVVGKFVEFFGPGAAALPLVDRATIANMAPEYGATMGFFPIDAECANYLRATGRAEKDVATYEAYYKAQGLWGIPQKGQIDYSQVVELDLSTVVPSVAGPKRPQDRIELGKLKENFVTAFSKPVTENGFGKAPDEFGKRVDVAADAATGKLGHGSVLIAAITSCTNTSNPSVMLAAGLLAKKAVEKGLKPNSLVKSSLAPGSRVVTDYLNKTGLTPYLDQLGFQTVGYGCTTCIGNSGPLHPAIEEVVVKNDFVAASVLSGNRNFEARVHQNIKANFLMSPPLVVAFALAGRADIDMSKDPIGKGKDGADVFLKDIWPTILEVRDQMQAALKPEVFRQLYTDFAAQNPKWNEIPSTTGNVYSFEANSTYIQEPPFFANFSMQPGTIKEIRGARALGIFGDSVTTDHISPAGAIKKTSPAGKFLLENGVAFEDFNSYGSRRGNDRIMVRGTFANVRIKNLMLGGKEGGNTLGPDGAETSIYDASMAYQAKGTPLIVLAGQEYGTGSSRDWAAKGTNLLGVKVVVAQSFERIHRSNLVGMGVLPLQFKEGTTAQTLKLDGTETYDVVGLSPAVKPQQDLTLRITRKDGSVQDVVVTCRIDTPIEIDYYQHGGILPYVLRQIVTKN
- a CDS encoding STAS domain-containing protein: MPDSAKPVFLVNAYSDPVLVRIDGRAAFTNSGCLKDFFNEMVRQGKTRFALDFQACTSMDSTFLGVLAGAALQMRKLSPPGSLTLVRVGERNLELIRNLGLHRLATVDSGVANLAFDGSTAQALTEAKKNEIESAKLVLEAHENLVSADSANAAKFQDVLAFLRNRVETGR
- a CDS encoding VOC family protein; translation: MPAVHADQLEMQHRLFAELSRMFGQEVPLYDRSLLVNRVVNESICQLLAQLWRGFAITAEQLEKTCGERHGAIRIGRPDEYRWVGRFFAQFAMEPHAFYDMTNVGAKSQPIVATAFRSRSHPEHRVFTSLLMTDYFDAATRARVEALLAPRQVFSARAKELIEKSERNGGLAWAEANALIGEATERIFKWTGRARDHALYTELSQAGFKIAADIACFESHHLNHLTPNTLWMDLYTSAMKFCFGELGEAGFRQHATFALGHFVAQCDRDYLRLHFKHLTAAQLAALQPAPLAKDALASCVDALVQRLTRDDLNLARQKHAGFKDSTEGPPTNVPVLLRQDSYKALTEPVQFANADGTVVNATHTARFGEIEQRFYATTPKGRALYDRCLAAADHAKAEHAGLAKQDFAAYERLAAEAFAPFPQTLLELVEQGLVFARFSATDAGRAAAKMGLLKTSDLVALAREGFVAVEGLRYEDFLPISAAGIFASNLQQYGTKSTAHAKPTYTQALLEEILGRKIIDPNETYAAIEAESHAATWAALG
- a CDS encoding immunoglobulin domain-containing protein, whose translation is MSLLRMLSGVEVERVCRWWCRMGRAFLGDGRSIAVAVVAALPTVLAAQTAPAITQAPASQSVVQGQSATFTVSASGTAPLSYQWYRGATPITGATGASYTVTNAQPGDAGIYAVEVTNSAGSARTYTGFGAAFTAGNGLSLFTGADGTLWGVGYNGQGQLGDGATSPRYTPWQMTTGVVATAAGSGHTLFLKTDGTLWGSGNNTAGQLGDGTSGSHYAPIQIASGVTTFAAGASHTLFVKSDGTLWGTGYNYYGQLGDGTSNNRYSPVQIATNVRSVAGGGSQTFFVKTDGTLWAMGNNIYGTLGDGSTTTRYTPVQIASGVDSVSAGNLHVLFVKTDGTLWAAGYNYPGQLGVGSNTSYVATPVQIAANVSAVSAGYAFSLFLKSDGTLWATGENSFGQLGDGSFTHRYQPVQIATGVAAASAGYNHSIFRRTDGSLFAVGQNAYGQLSDNSLTTRSVPVPILKSNDAPALLTVLIPPTVTVISAPSSVAAGGSVTMSVSAAGTAPLTYQWKKDGVDVTGATAATYTLSSASIDAAGVYSVVVTNAAGSATTTVTTLGFSVSLLAEQTAIDGKAVALRAQTGGLGSVAWQVSTDNGASWTDLADGATYAGTHSTMLEILKPTTAMNNHLYRYVVTHGQTVATSPGARLTVIASPLGLPTALVVDKAGILWITDAAAHTVAKIGADLRLSAVAGQLGQAGASNGVGTGARFNEPGGFVLADDGSLVLADTGNNTIRSVSAGALVNTLAGTGAVGASDAENAFATFNAPVGMSADLSGNYLVTDQSNHLVRMISAGRVTTLAGRAGSPGFADGAGAAAGLNLPTGIVVRRDTFGSIAWSGGNNGYGTIFVSDQGSHTIRVILPNGQVGTYVGAPSSSGTTNGSRTAARLNKPTGMTMDGDGNLYVADTGNHTIRRVDTTGFVTTFAGTPGVAGLADGASMQALFNAPEALAFDGARNLYVADTGNGAIRKITPGGVVSTLAVVGNVPVIATQPASISVNTGSSATFSVSATGEGTLSYQWKKNNADIAGATGAAYTISSVASSDAASYSVVVTNSWGSTTSNLATLTVTTPSSPAPGSGGSGGGSSGGGGGGGGAPSWLFLALAGAATAWRMRSPRMQSRMHA
- a CDS encoding redoxin domain-containing protein yields the protein MALAVGTKAPDFTLKTKTADGLKDIKLSDHFGKQQVVLLFFPLAYTGVCTAEMCDISNGLSGYADLGAAVYGISVDSPFTHEAWAKANKITVTLLSDLNKSVTKAYDVVFPNLAGVGDTSARAAFVIGKDGVVKYAEQTPTPKDLPSFDKVKAALAS